In Kazachstania africana CBS 2517 chromosome 11, complete genome, the DNA window TCATTATTAGGTAAAATCACTTCTACCAAATCTGAAATTGCACATTATGCATTCACTACATTGACTTCCGTTCCAGGTGTCATGAAATATCAGGGTGCTGAAATCCAAATTGTCGATTTGCCCGGTATTATCTACGGTGCCTCTCAAGGTAAAGGTCGTGGTAGACAAGTTGTTGCCACGGCAAGAACTGCAGAtctgatattgatgatCTTAGATGCTACAAAGAGTAAGCACCAAAGGGAATCTTTAGAAAAGGAATTGGAAGCTGTTGGGATAAGGttaaataaagaaaagccaaatatttattttaagAAGAAGGAAACTGGTGGTATAAAGATCAATTTCCAGTCACCTCCacaaaataatttgaatgaaaatgtgATTAAGTTACTTCTAAAAGATTATAAAATCCACAACGCTGAGGTCCTAGTTAGGGATAGTAATTGTACAATTGACgatttcattgatatcaTCAACGATCAACATCGTAACTATATCAAATGTCTTTACGTTTATAATAAGATCGATGCAGTTTCTTTGGAAGAAGTCGATAGATTGGCAAGAGAACCAAATACTGTAGTGATGTCCTGTGAAATGGATCTTGGTATTGAAGATGTCGTCGAAGAAATTTGGTATCAATTAAACTTAAGTCGTGTCTACACAAAGAAGCGTGGTATCAAACCCAAATTTGATGATCCTTTAGTTGTAAGAAATAATTCCACTATAGGTGATCTCTGTCATAGCATCCATAGAGATTTTAAGGACAAGTTCAAGTATGCAATGGTTTGGGGTTCTTCTGCAAAACATTCTCCACAAAAATGTGGTCTGAATCATAAAATTCATGATGAAGACGTCCTTACTTTGTTCACAAAATAGATACCCTTTCACATCATgtattctttgaaaaatatacgCATATAAATAGAATTTACATTATCTCATCAAATGTCCCTCCACTAACGCTTGTATTTCTAAAAGTATTGGAATGAGAGTACGATGGGTATATAGTTCTAGATCACATATTGTCAGCCGAAAATATGATGGATTGGTAAATGTTAACGAAGACTGCTTACATAACGTTTTACCATAACAGGATGATTTTCTGCTTGTAGGAATGCACAGAACCTGTACGACGTCGTGCATGCAACAAGCGAAAAAAATCTACCATATCTTTAACGAGAGTGCCAAGAATTTATAAGGTATAAATAGACGTCATCTTCTGTCGATAGAACATCTTTTCCTCTCTTAATGAAGGCACTTTTAATACAGAAAAATAAGCATAATGTACATAGCACCTGcatttctattttttaCACTTTCATTAGCCAGAGCTAGTGCCAGCGAGCCCTCAAGGTACCCCATGCAGTATGTATGGCATGGTCTAACAAACAACTCCGCGGTATTACATAACGTACTCGCCTGTTTGTATGCAATACCTCATACCGGAGACATACAAGTGGGATTGGATGGTTCAGGTATGTTAGGGCTGTACGTGAATACAACTAGGTTCAGCGAAACGGCAGTGGCAGACACGTGGACATTTTGCTATGAGTACTTCAATGCTACATTCCAGAAtgttattgaatttggaaGCGAGCAATTCGACGAGCTGAGAAACCAAACTTCCCTGAGTGACTTTGTCACCTCCAATCGTCTTGTAGAAGTAGATAGATGGCCACGAAGGCAAGCGGGTCGCCGTCTACAGTACAGTAGCAGTAACACATACGTTAAGACGACGGAATATGACGCTTTCTTTTGGGACTGGAATACTGGATGCAGTAGCTAAGATACAGCAAAAAGTTAGGAAAATTATTgtatatctttcaaaaatccATTTAAATCATTCGAATTTATTAATCCTTCTACAACGCACTCTATGAAGGGGTGGAGGTGGCCTCATTACGATTGCAATGGCAATAAGTGCTTCTACACTACA includes these proteins:
- the RBG2 gene encoding Rbg2p (similar to Saccharomyces cerevisiae RBG2 (YGR173W); ancestral locus Anc_5.178) codes for the protein MGIIEKIKAIEEEMARTQKNKATEHHLGLLKGKLARYRQQLLVDEQASSGGAGGSGFEVAKSGDARAVLIGYPSVGKSSLLGKITSTKSEIAHYAFTTLTSVPGVMKYQGAEIQIVDLPGIIYGASQGKGRGRQVVATARTADLILMILDATKSKHQRESLEKELEAVGIRLNKEKPNIYFKKKETGGIKINFQSPPQNNLNENVIKLLLKDYKIHNAEVLVRDSNCTIDDFIDIINDQHRNYIKCLYVYNKIDAVSLEEVDRLAREPNTVVMSCEMDLGIEDVVEEIWYQLNLSRVYTKKRGIKPKFDDPLVVRNNSTIGDLCHSIHRDFKDKFKYAMVWGSSAKHSPQKCGLNHKIHDEDVLTLFTK
- the KAFR0K00990 gene encoding uncharacterized protein — protein: MYIAPAFLFFTLSLARASASEPSRYPMQYVWHGLTNNSAVLHNVLACLYAIPHTGDIQVGLDGSGMLGLYVNTTRFSETAVADTWTFCYEYFNATFQNVIEFGSEQFDELRNQTSLSDFVTSNRLVEVDRWPRRQAGRRLQYSSSNTYVKTTEYDAFFWDWNTGCSS